The genomic region GCCGTGGCGGCCTCGCGGGCCACACCCCGGATCGACAGGCAGTAGCCGCGGTCCGGCGTGACCGCGATGTCCAGCACGTCGTCGCGCAGACCGAGCAGCTCGATCGCGTCGTCACCCGGCGTGCCCTCGCCCGGCTGCAGCACCACGATGCCGCCCGAGCCGTCGTCGCCCAGGCCGAGCTCGGAGCTGGAGCAGATCATCCCGGCCGAGACGTGGCCGTAGGTCTTGCGCGCAGAGATCGCGAACCCGCCCGGCAGCACCGCCCCGGGCAGTACGACGACGACCAGGTCGCCGACCTCGAAGTTGTCCGCACCGCAGACCACCCACTGCGGCTCGTCCTTGCCGATGTCCAGCGAGCACCAGCGAATGGTCTTGCCGTTCTTCTGCGGCTCGGGCTCGTAGCTGAGCACCTTGCCCACCACCAGCGGGCCGGTCAGGTCGGACTCGTCGACGGTCTCGACCTCCAGCCCGGCCCGGATCAGCTTCTCCGCGACCTGGCGGCCGGTCACCCCGTCCGGCAGCTCGACGTACTCCCGGAGCCACGACAGTGGGACCCGCATCAGATCTCCATTCCGAACTGGCGGCTGAACCGCACGTCACCCTCGACCATGTCCCGCATGTCCTGCACCCCGTTGCGGAACATCAGCGTCCGCTCCAGGCCCATCCCGAACGCGAAGCCGGAGTACCGCTCGGGGTCGATGCCGCAGGCCTGCAGGACCCGCGGGTTGACCACGCCGCAGCCGCCCCACTCGATCCAGCCCTCGCTGCCACAGGTGCGGCACGGGCGGTCGGGGTTGCCGACCGAGTCGCCGCGGCAGACGAAGCACAGCAGGTCGACCTCGGCCGACGGCTCGGTGAACGGGAAGAAGTTCGGCCGCAGCCGCGCCTGCAGTCCCTCGCCGAACATCGACACGACGAAGTGGTCCAGCGTGCCCTTCAGGTGCGCGAGCGTGATGCCCTCGTCCACGACCAGGCCCTCGACCTGGTGGAAGACCGGCGTGTGGGTCGCGTCCAGCTCGTCGGTGCGGAAGACCCGGCCGGGGCAGATCACGTAGATCGGCGGCTTGCGGGTCAGCATCGAACGCGCCTGGACCGGCGAGGTGTGGGTCCGCAGCACCGTGCCGGAGCCGGCCGGCTCGACGAAGAAGGTGTCCTGCATCTGCCGGGCCGGGTGGTCGGGCTGGAAGTTCAGCGCGTCGAAGTTCAGCCACTCGGCCTCGACCTCGGGGCCCTCGGCGACGTCCCAGCCGAGCGCGGTGAAGACGTCGGCGATCTGCTCGGAGATCAGCGACAGCGGGTGCCGGGCGCCCAGCTGCGGGGCCGGCCACGGCAGCGTGACGTCGACCTGCTCGGTGGCCAGCATCCGCTGCTCGTGCTCGGCCTCCAGCACCGCCAGCCGGCTCGCGTACGCCTCGTTGATCGCCTTGCGGGCCGAGCCGATCCGCTGACCGGCTTCCTTGCGGCCCTGCGGCGGCAGTGCGCCGATCTCCCGGTTCGCCAGCGCGATCGGCGACCGCTCACCCAGGTGCGCGACCTTGGCCTCCTGCAACGCGGCCAGGTCCGGAGCGGCGCGAAAGGCCTCGAGCGCCTCGTCCCGCGTCCGATCGACCTCGTCGGCGTGCAACGGAGTCACCTCGACGGGGTCGTAGTTCTTGTTGGGACCGGACATGGCTCACTCTCGGGGTCGCGGGTTTCCGAAACTGCTCAAGGCAGTCTAGGAACCCGCGGCCCCGGACCGTGAATCGGTCGTCCACAGGCCGGCGGTGGCAGTTTGCGGACAGCTCCCGCCGGGCGCCGCCAGGGCGTGATCGACTGCCCCGGGTTGCCCTGGCCCGAACCGGCCCCCGAGCGTGAAAGGCTCATGATGCGTAAACCGAGTGCCGTTGTGGTAGCGACGGCGGTGGTCGCTGCCGGCTGTCTCGTCACCGGCCAACTGTCGACTGAAGCCACCGCCGCTCCGGTCGATTCCACGGCTCAGAGCTAGGGCCCGTGCCCGGCGACGGACACCATGCCCGAGCCGCCGGCGCGGCTGCAGTGCACCGAGGTCACCGTCCCACTGGACTACGCCAGGCCTGCCGGCGACACGATCACCATCGCCGTCTCCCGGCTGAAGGCCACCAGCACCACGGCCAGGCGTGGCTCACTGGTGCTGAACTTCGGTGGTCCCGGCATCTGGGGCCTGGACGCACCGCTGGGCCTGGAAGGCAACTCACCTCCTGAGCTGCTGGCCGGCTACGACCTGATCGGCTTCGACCCGCGCGGAGTCCAGCGGACAGCAACGTCGATCCGAGCCGGCTTTGGCGTGGCACCACCCTCGCCTGGGAGAAGGCCACCGAGGTCAGGTTCGCCGACTTCGCCGCCTGGGCGGCACGGCGCGACTCCACCTACCACCTGGGCACCACACCGACCGCTGTACGCCGCACTTACCTGTCGCTGCTGAAGCGACTCGATCGGACCCCGGTCGAGACGCCGGAGGGCCGGATGGACGGCAACACGCTACGGGAGCGCACTCGCGGCCCGGGCCTGTACAGAGCGGATGCCGAACCGTTCCCCGCGCTCGCCGAGCTCTACAGGGCGATCGCGACCGGCCAGACCGCCCGGCTGCGGACTGCTGCCGACGACAGCCTGTACCAGTCGTTCAACGCGACCTTCCATGCCATCAACTGCGGAGAAGCGGTCTGGCCGAGGTCCGTCGCCTTCTACCAGGCGGACGTCGCGCGGTCCGCCCGGCTCTACCCGCTGACCGGCGGCATGCCGGCCAACATCACGCCCTGCGCGTTCTGGCCGTTCAAGCCGGCCAAGCCTGTGCGGCTGGCCGACCACGGTCCGGCGAACATCCTGCTCGTGCAGAATCTGCGCGACCCGGCTACGCCGTACGAGGGCGCGCTTCGGATGCGCAAGGCACTCGGAGTGCAGCGCACCGGCATGATCACCGTCGACGCGGGTGGGCACGCCAGCTATCTGACCACCCCCAACAAGTGCTCGGACGCGGCCGCCACCGCCTTCCTGCTCGGTGGACCACTTCCCCGCGATCTGCGGTGCCCGAGCGACGGACGGTAACCGGTGAGGCACAATCGGGGTAGTGCCCGACGAGCCGAAAGCAGCATCCCGTATGACGAACCAGACGGCAGAACTCACCGTCGCTCACGACTCCATCGCGGACCAGCCGCCGGCTGGGCTGCGGTGGCTGCTGGCCGGCGGTGGCGCGATCGGGTTCCTGGCGGCGTTCGTGCTGACCGTGGAGCGGTTCCACCTGCTCACCGACCCGAACTACAAGCCCAGCTGCAGCATCAACTCGGTGCTGTCGTGCGGGTCGGTGATGATGTCCGACCAGGCGGCACTGTTCGGCTTCCCGAACCCGCTGCTCGGCATCGCCGGCTTCGCGATCGTCACCACCCTCGGCGTCGTCCTGCTCGCCGGAGTGCAGCTGCCGCGCTGGATCTGGCTCGGTTTGCAGGTGGGCGCCACCGCCGCGGCCGTGCTGATCCACTGGCTGATCTACCAGAGCATCTACTCGATCGGCGCGCTCTGCCCGTACTGCATGGTCGTCTGGGCGGTGACGATCCCGATCTTCTGGTTCGTCACCCTGCACACCTTCCGCCGGGCCGGCTGGGTCCGCTCACTCAGCGGGTACCACACTGTGATGATCGCGGCCTGGGCCCTGTTCGTCACCGGCATCGTCCTGACCCGCTTCTGGCTCGGCAACGGCTGACCGCGGCAGCACGAGCAGCGCGACCACGGCGCCGGCGGCGGCGCCGATCAGGCCGGCCGCCATCGCGATCGACATCGCGTCGGCGAACGCCTCCCGCGCGGCGGCCGCGAACTGCGGGCCCAAGCCGAGCGTGTCGGCAATCGAGTCGCGTGCTGCCTCCGGCACGGAGTCCGGCAGGGCCGCCGAGTAGGCCGCAGCCAGGACGCTGCCGAGCACGGCGACCGACAGGGCGGCACCGGTCTGCTGCACGGTGTCGTTCATGGCCGAGCCCACTCCTCGGTGCTCCGCCGGCACGGCCTGCATGAGCAGCGTGTACGCCGCCGGTCCGGCCAGCCCGCCGCCGATGCCCATCACCAGCAGACCGACGATCAGCAACCCGTACCCGGTCGACTCGCCGACCTGGGTCAGGATGCCGAAGGCGACGGCGATGACCGCCAGGCCGGTCGCGATCAGGGTCCGGTCGGCCAGCTTCTTGCCGAGCGTCGCGCCGAGACCGTTGAACAGCATCGCCGACGCGGCGTACGGGATCAAAGCCAGGCCGGCCTTGAGCGGGCTGTAGTTCAGCACGAACTGCAGGTACTGCGTGAGCGCGAGCAGCAGGCCGCCCGCGGTGAACGACAGCAGCACGATCGACAGACTGGTACCGCTGAAGTTCCGGTCGCGGAACAACGCGAGCGGCAGCATCGGGTGCGCGCTGCGGCGTTCCCAGAGCGCGAACGCGACCAGCGCCAGCACGCCGATCACCAGTGCGCCCAGCACCCTCGCTGAGCCGAGGCCGTCCGCGGGCACCGAGATGATCGCCCAGACCACCGCCGTCATCCCGACGATCGACAGCACCGCGCCGACCGGGTCCACGTCCCGGGCGGGACCGCGCGACTCCGGGATCAGCACGACCGTGCCGATGATCGCCAGCACCGCGATCGGCACGTTGAGCAGGAAGATCGAGCCCCACCAGAACTTGTCCAGCAGCACGCCACCGATGGTCGGTCCGGCCACCACACCGACCATTGCGACCGTCGACCAGCCGGCCATCGCCTTGCGCTGCTCCTCGGGCGGGAACACCGTGAACAGCAACGACAAGGTGCTCGGCATGAGCAGCGAGCCGCCGACGCCCATCAGCGCCCGGCAGGCGATCAGTTGCGCGGGGTCGGTGGCCGCGGTCGCCAGCATCGACGCGGCGCCGAACAGCACCAGGCCGATCACCAGCATGCGTTTGCGGCCGAACCGGTCGGACAGACTGCCCGCGGTCAGCAGCAGGCCCGCGAAGGCCAGGATGTAGGCGTCGATGATCCACTGCACGTCTGCCGGGGTGGCGGACAGGTCGCGCATCAGCGACGGGATCGCCAGGTTGAGAACTGTGTTGTCGACCACCAGCACCATCAGGCTCAGGCAGAGGATCAGCAGGATCCACCAGCGGCGGGGATGGCCGGTGCTCGTCGACTCGAACGCTGTACTAGTCACTCGCACACTGTACGACAGACTCGTACACTGTGCGAGTCCGGATAGAATGCTTGGCATGGACTCGATCTGGACCAGGCAACGACCCGCCGCCTCGGCCCGGGAGACGCTCAGCCGGGAGCAGATCGTCAAGACCACCATGGAACTGCTGGACACCGAGGGCCTGGCCGGCCTCAGCATGCGAAAGCTGGCCGCCCGGCTCGACTCCGGTGCCACCAGCCTCTACTGGCACGTGCAGACCAAGGACGACCTGATCGACCTGGTCGTCGACGAGGCGTACGGCGAGGTCGACGTACCGGACGCAGAGCTGGCCGGCTGGCGCGCCGGGGCACTGCTGTTCGCCCACAGCCTGCGCGCTGTCGTGCTGCGGCACGGCTGGCTCCCCGAGGTGATCTACCTGCGCCCCAGCGTCGGACCGAACGCCATCAGCATGGGCGGCCGCGGGCTGAAGCTGTTCGCCGCCGCCGGCTTCACCGGCCGGGACATCGACTACGCGATGAGCGCGGTCTTGTCGTTCGTGCTGGGCACCGCGAACTCCCAGGCTGCCTGGGAGGCGTCGGTCCGGCGCTCCGGCCGCTCGCTCGAGCAGATGAACAGCGAGATCCTCGCCGGGGTGGACCAGATCACCGCGGCGGAGCCGATGATGCACGAGTCGATCCAGCGGCGGCGGGTGGTCAGCATGGATCAGCTGCAGAACGAGTCGTTCGCCTTCGGGCTCGACAGCCTGCTGGACGGGCTGGAGAAGCGGCTCAGCCCTGATCGCTGACGGGCGGCTCGACGACGCGCTGGGCCCGGGCCGAGGCGTACAGGCACACGGCCGCGGCCGTCGCCAGGTTGAGGCTTTCCGCGCGGCCGTAGATCGGCACCTTCACGGACCGGTCCACGATGGCGTCGAAGCCGTCCGGCAGCCCGTGCGCCTCGTTGCCGAACAGCCACACGGTCGGCTTGGCCAGGGTGCCGTCGTCGATGCACTCGTCCAGGTCGACACTGCCGTAGCCGTCGGCGGCGAGCACCTGAACGCCCTGGTCCCGCCAGGACTTCGCGGCCGCGGGAATGTCCACCTCGACCGCGATCGGGAGGTGGAACAGGCTGCCGACGCTGGCCCGGACGGCCTTCGGGTTGTGCGGGTCCACCGACTCGCCGGACAGCACGACGGCGTCGGCGCCGGCCGCGTCCGCGGTCCGGATCAGGGTGCCGGCATTGCCGGGATCGCGCACCTGCACGCCGACGGCCACCAGCGACGCGGTACGCCGTACCGCCTCGTCCAGGGGGACGTCGACCAGTGAGCAGACCGCGACGACGCCCTGCGAGGTGACGGTCTCGCTCAGCGCCTCGACGCCGGCCCGGTCCACCTCGTACCACGGCACGCCGGCCGCGGCGGCCAGGTCGCGCAGGTCACGGTGCCGGGTGGCGACGTCGGGTTCGGCGAACACCTCGATCACGCTGTCGCGGTGCTCGAGCGCCTCCCGGACGGCCTGCGGGCCCTCGACCAGGAACCGGCCGGTCTTGCGCCGGAACGCACGAGTGGCGAGCCTGCGGGCCTGTTTGATCCGCACAGACTGCGCGGTCAACAGACCCGGGCTCGCCACTGGACGTGCTACGAAGTCGCCGGTCAGGCGGCAGCGTCGCTCTTGGCGTTCACGTCGGCCGGCAGGGCGGCCTTGGCCACCGCGACCAGCGCGGAGAACGCCGCGGCGTCGTTCACGGCCAGGTCGGCCAGGATCTTGCGGTCGACCTCGACCTCGGCCAGCCGCAGGCCCTGGATGAACCGGTTGTAGGTCAGGCCCTCCGCGCGGGTCGCAGCGTTGATGCGCTGGATCCACAGCTTGCGGAAGTCGCCCTTGCGCGCCTTGCGGTCACGGTAGGCGTAGACCAGCGAGTGGGTGACCTGCTCCTTGGCCTTGCGGTACAGCCGCGAGCGCTGGCCCCGGTAGCCGCTGGCCTGCTCGAGTACGACCCGGCGCTTCTTGTGGGCGTTGACTGCCCGCTTCACGCGTGCCATGAGGTGTTACTCCTTGTATTTGCGCGCCGGAGCCGGACTGGGCCCACTCGGCGGGGATGTTCGGGGGGTGGAGGAGGCTCAGATGCCGAGGAGCTTCTTGGCCTTCTTGACGTACGACGGTGCGACCTCGACGGTGCCGGACAGGCGACGCTTGCGCTTGGACGACTTCGCCTCCGCGAGGTGGCGGATACCGGTCTGCTCGCGGCGGATCTTGCCCGAGCCCGTGATCCGGACGCGCTTCTTCATCCCCGAGTGGGTCTTCATCTTCGGCATGGCTGTGTTCTCTCGTTTCTTTCGTCGACTCGATCGGGAGCCCGGCTCCGGCCTTGACGGCCGGAGCGACGGATCACTCCGGGTCGAGGTTGTCGGCCGGACCCTTCGGCTTCTTGGTGGCCCCGGCGGCCCTCTCGGCCTCGAACTGCTTGAGCTGCTCGGCCCGCTCGAGGCGCTCGGCCTCTTGCTCGGCTTCGTGCTCGGCAAGCTTCTTGGCCTTCTCGGCTTCCACGTCCACGCGCGCTTCGGACTTCTTCTTGTGCGGCCCGAGCACCATGATCATGTTGCGGCCGTCCTGACGCGGCGAGGACTCGACGAAGCCGAGCTCGCTGACGTCCTCGGCCAGCCGCTGCAGCAGCCGGAACCCCAGCTCGGGGCGGGACTGCTCGCGACCACGGAACATGATCGTGATCTTCACCTTGTCACCGGCACGGAGGAAGCGGACGACGTGACCCTTCTTGGTCTCGTAGTCGTGCGGGTCGATCTTCGGCCGCAGCTTCATCTCTTTGATGACGGTGTTGGTCTGGTTCCGGCGAGACTCGCGCGCCTTCTGCGCGGTCTCGTACTTGTACTTGCCGAAATCCATCAGCTTGCAGACCGGCGGGCGTGCCGTGGCCGCAACCTCGACCAGGTCGAGATCGGCTTCCTGTGCCAACCGCAGTGCGTCCTCGATCCGGACGATGCCTACCTGCTCACCGTTCGGTCCGACCAGACGCACCTCGGGAACGCGGATGCGCTCGTTGACGCGCAGTTCAATGGTGATGGGTCCTCCTGGGTTGTTCGTTACTGGTGCCACCTCGCGGCCGCCGGGGCCTTCTCGCCGGAAACGGCAAAAGGCCCTCGTGCGTCCGCACGAAGGCCCAATTCCCAGATCGACGGAACACCAACCCGCGAACGGGAACGGTACGCCGTACGATCGCCGTGGTGGTCCGGCGGTGAAACCGGGCTACCTCGACGTGACCGGGACCCGCCGACTGTTCATCGACTGGGTGGGAGGTGGCCCTCCGCTTGGACCTGAACCGCTGGTGTCCCTCGAGTATTCCGCTCAGGGGTCACCGTCGGACCTGGTCGGTCGCCATGCAAGAGTAGCAGCATGAGCGACCCAGTCTCCACTCCGACCGATTCCGCCTCCGCACCGCCCGCCGACACCGCCGGAGAGCAGGCCCGGGTGGACCCGATGTCGACGGTTTCCCGGGACATCGCCGAGGTCCCGAGCGTGGAGATCATCTCGACCGCCGCCCTGCACCTGATGAGCGCGGCGGCCGTCAACCTCGGCCTCGCCGAGGACCTGCCCGAGCACCAGGACCTGGACGAGGCCCGCTCGCTCATCGACGCCTTGGCCGGCCTGCTGGACGCCTCCGCCGCCAGCCTCGGCCACCACCACGCCGCTCCGCTGCGCGACGGTCTGCGCTCGCTGCAGCTCGCCTTCAAGGAAGCCTCCACGATCCCGGACGAGCCGGGCCAGGGCCCGGGCGAGAAGTACACCGGCGAGGTCCACCCCAGCGCCCCCCGCCGCGGCTGACCCCTGTCCGCGCCGGCGCACACTGGCCGAGGTCAGCGCAGGGCCGGCGTACGGCGGGCAGCCAGGACGGCGCAGCCGGCCAGCAGCAGCAATCCGCCCGCGCCGAGCAGCACACCGCGCAGCGGCAGCGTGTCGATGACGACCGCGCCACCGAGCGCGCCGAGACCGATGGCCAGGTTGAAGGTCGCGACCCACAAGGCCGTCGCGGCCTCGACCGACCGCGGAGCCACCCTCATCATCCAGCTCTGCAGACTGACGGACACGCCGCCGTACGCCAGACCCCAGGCGACCAGCAGACCGATCCCGGTGGCCGGACGGCCGCCCGCCACCGGGAAGACGAGCAGTACCACCGCGAGCGCCGCAACGATGCCGGCCACCGTCCGGTACAGGCTGCGCGGCAGCAGGGCGCCGGCGACGAAGTTGCCGATGATGCCGGCGGCGCCGAACCCGAACAGCAACGCACCGATGAACCGCTCGTCGACACCGCTGATGTCCTGCAGAACCGGGCTCATGAACGTATAGGCGCAGAAGTGCCCGGTGACGACGAGGAGGGTCGCGACGATACCGATTCGCACACCGCGGTTCGCCAGCTGTCCGGCGAGCTCGCGCAGGCGGACCGGCTGTGCCGCGCTGAGCGGCGGCAGTACCGCCAGCAGGACCACGAAGGTCACCAGGGCGAGCGCGCCCAGCGCCGCGAACGCGACCCGCCAACCGGCCCAGGTGCCGAGCAGGGCCCCGATCGGTACGCCGAGAACGTTCGCCGCGCCGACTCCCCCGAAGACCACGGCCGTCGCCCGCGCGACGTGCGCCGGTGGGACCAGCCGGACGGCCAGGCCACCCGCGACCGCCCAGAAGCCGCCGACCGCGACCCCGACCAGGAAGCGCGAGCCGATCAGCACCGGGTAGTTCGGCGCGAGGGCCGAGACCACGTTCGCGGCCGTCATCAGGGCCATCAACCCGGCCAGCAGCAGCCTGCGATCCAGCGTGCCGATCAGCAACGGAACCACGGGAGCGGCGATCGCGGCGACGAGGCTCGGCACGGTCACCAGCAGTCCGGCCGTTCCCTCCGAGACCGACAGCGAGTCGCCGACCCCAGTGAGCAGACCGATCGGCAGCTGTTCGGCCGTGACCAGCAGAAAGGTGCCTGCGGTCACCGCCCACACCGGTAGCCAGTTGACCCGGGCCTCGACGTGCCCTCGGACTGTCGTCATCTCTGTCTCCGTCAAGTTTGGGAGCGATCGTTACCGAACAGCTCGCCACCCTAGTACGGGATCGATCGCTCCACAACACTGGTACGGTGATGCCGTGGCACGACCCCGGCAGTTCGACGAAGACGACGTGGTGGAGCGGGCGACCAGGCTGTTCTGGCGGCGCGGCTACCACGCGACCTCGGTGCGCGATCTCGGCAGCGAGCTCGAACTGCGGCCGAGCAGCCTGTACCGGACGTTCACCGACAAGCACGCCCTGTTCCTGCGCGCGCTGGACCACTACCGGCAGACGGAGTCCGCCGAGGCGGAGCGACGGCTGGCGGCCGCCGGCCCGACGCCCGAGGTCCTGCGGGACTGGATGGTCTGGATGGTGCGGGAGAAGAACGCGCGCGGCTGCTTCGTGGTCAACACCGCCACCGAGCTCGGCACGGCGCACGCGGACGTTCGGCAGCGGACGGATGCCGCCTTTGCCGTGACCCGGGAAGCGTTGACCACGCTGCTGCGGCGTGGGGTCGCGACCGGAGAGTTCCCCGCCGGCCTCGACGTGCCGGCCACCGCCGGACTGTTGTTCACCACCCTGCTCGGGCTCGAGGTGCGGGAACGGGCCGGGCACGAGCTCGACGAGCTCATCGCGACGATCGACGCTGTCCTGGCCCAGCTGGGTCTGCGACCCCAAGCCTGAGCGGCCCAGCCGGCGGGAGTGGCGGGGCCGCTCAGGAGTGTGTCAGCTGCCGGCCCGGGAGGGCTGGTCAGCTTCGGACCTGATCAGGCGAAGACCTTCAGCTCGTAGATGCGAGCGGCCGGGTCGGCGCCTTGGGTGGGCGTGGTGATGTTCAGCCGGACGTAGCGGGCCGACACACCGGACAGGGCATGCGTGGTGACCGCGGCCGTGTTGGCGGTGACAGTGGCGCGGGTGGTCCAGGTGGATCCGTCGCCGGACGTCTGCACCGTGAAGGCGCGGGTGTTGTACGCCGCGGACTCACCTCCGGCCGCGGCGTGCGAGATCTCCACGCTGCCCAGGGTCTGGGCCGAACCGAGGTCCACCCGCAGCCACTTGGACGCGGCGAGCGTGCAGAACTTGTCTGCGGTGCCACCGGAGACGCTGCCGTTGACCGCCTTGGCCGGGCCTTCGGTGCTGGTGCACGCGGCCGACCCCGTGGCGGCCTTGTTCAGCGCGAGGTTGGCCGGGCCGCCGGCGCCGCCGGACATCGCCGAGGTCATCTCCCGGGCCCACTGCCACGGCGCCGCGGTGCCGCCCGGGTCGGAGTTGAAGTACTCCCAGCCGTCCACGCCACCGAAGGTCGGGTACTTCGCGACGAGCTGGGCCAGGGTGTTCTTCAGCGTCGGCAGCGGCACGTAGCCGCCGCAGTTCGCGGAGTTGGTGACCACGCCGGTGACCACCTTGTGCGGCGGGAAGACGCCGCGGTTGATGATGTTGTCGTACCCGGTGGTGCTGGCCATCGAGCCCCAGCCGCAGTAGAACTGCGCGTTGTACCAGTCGATCTTCGCCCCGCGCTCCCGCTCCAGCGTCTCGTAGTTGAAGCCGCTGAGGTTGCCACCGCCGCTCAGCGCGGTCGCGACCGGCGCCAGCGTGATCACGAAGTCGGTGCCGAAGTCGGTGGTCAGCTGGTCGATCAGCCGGTTGATCCCGGCCTGCGACATGTTCTCCTCGACGTCCAGGTCCAGCCCGTCCAGCCCGTACGTCGTGACCAGGTTCTTCAGCTTCGGGTAATACGTCGCGAAGTCGGTGTCGAGCCGCTGGAACGTGCCCTGCGCGGCGCCGCCGACGAACGCGGACACCCGGACGCCCCGGGCCTGCATCGCGGCCAGGTCGGCCCACATCTGGGTGTACCGCGGGTCCGACGGCGGGTGGTCGTTGACGTGGGTGCTGCCGTCGCTGTTGAGGTGGATCGCCCCCACCAGCACGTCGGTGACGCCGGTGTTGTTGTCCACCAGCGGCTTCGGCGACACGTACACGTTGTTCAGGTACTGCGTCTGGTAGTAGACGACAACCCGCTTGGTGTCGGCCGCCGTCCGGGTCTGCGCCGCCTCGGCGGGCGCCGTCACGACGCCCGCACCGAGCACCGCGGCCGCGGCCATGATCATTGCTCTGCGCAACATTTTGTGCTCCTTCGAACCACACCTGTGTGTCCTGCGCCAGTTCTCCGTGCGCCGGAGACAGTGTGCGGAGAGCTGGCGCAGGGCACGGGGCGGATGGGATGGTCGAACAAGTGCTCTTCTAGCCTTTGACGGCGCCCTCCTCCACGCCTTTGAAGAAGAACCGCTGCAACGTCGCGAACACGATCACGATCGGGATGAACGCGATCATCGTGCCCGCGGCGATCAGCCGGGGGTTGTTGGTGAAGGTGCCGGACAGGTACTGCAGCCCGACGGTCAGGGTGTACTTGTCCGGGTCGGTGAGCACGATCAGCGGCCAGAGGAAGTCGTCCCAGGCTCCGATGAAGGCGAAGATCGCCACCACGCTGAGGGTGCCGCGCACACTCGGCAGGCCGATGTACACGAACCGCTGCCAGACGTTCGCGCCGTCCACGACCGCGGCCTGGTCGACCTCGACCGGCAGCGAGCGGAACGCGTTGTACATCAGCAGCACGTTCAGCGCACCGATCATGCCGGGCAGCGCGACCCCGAACAGCGTGTTCGCCAGGCCGAACTCCCGCACGGTCACGTACTGGCTGATGATCGTCACCTCGCCGGGCAGCACGAGCGTGGCCAGGAACAGCCCGAGCACCAGCTTGCGGCCCTTGAACTGCAGCCGCGACAGCGCGAACCCGGCCAGCGCCGAGCCGATCAGGTTGCCCCCGACCACCAGCACGGCGACCATCAGCGAGTTCCGGGCGTAGTCCCAGACCGGGATGGTGTCGGCCACCGCGCCGTAGTGGTCCAGCGTCGGCTGCGACGGCAGCAGCCGCGGGATCCGGGTGTAGATGTCCTCCCCGGACCCCTTCAGCGACGTGGACAGCTGCCACAGGAACGGCCCGATGGTGATCAGCAGCACGAACACCAGCAGGACGTAGCGGACCACCTTCTCGGTCGTCGACATCGTGTTGAAGCCGAACGACGCCCGCCGGCGCCGACGCGGCGGCGTAC from Kribbella flavida DSM 17836 harbors:
- a CDS encoding DUF1844 domain-containing protein — its product is MSDPVSTPTDSASAPPADTAGEQARVDPMSTVSRDIAEVPSVEIISTAALHLMSAAAVNLGLAEDLPEHQDLDEARSLIDALAGLLDASAASLGHHHAAPLRDGLRSLQLAFKEASTIPDEPGQGPGEKYTGEVHPSAPRRG
- a CDS encoding discoidin domain-containing protein is translated as MLRRAMIMAAAAVLGAGVVTAPAEAAQTRTAADTKRVVVYYQTQYLNNVYVSPKPLVDNNTGVTDVLVGAIHLNSDGSTHVNDHPPSDPRYTQMWADLAAMQARGVRVSAFVGGAAQGTFQRLDTDFATYYPKLKNLVTTYGLDGLDLDVEENMSQAGINRLIDQLTTDFGTDFVITLAPVATALSGGGNLSGFNYETLERERGAKIDWYNAQFYCGWGSMASTTGYDNIINRGVFPPHKVVTGVVTNSANCGGYVPLPTLKNTLAQLVAKYPTFGGVDGWEYFNSDPGGTAAPWQWAREMTSAMSGGAGGPANLALNKAATGSAACTSTEGPAKAVNGSVSGGTADKFCTLAASKWLRVDLGSAQTLGSVEISHAAAGGESAAYNTRAFTVQTSGDGSTWTTRATVTANTAAVTTHALSGVSARYVRLNITTPTQGADPAARIYELKVFA
- a CDS encoding MFS transporter, yielding MTTVRGHVEARVNWLPVWAVTAGTFLLVTAEQLPIGLLTGVGDSLSVSEGTAGLLVTVPSLVAAIAAPVVPLLIGTLDRRLLLAGLMALMTAANVVSALAPNYPVLIGSRFLVGVAVGGFWAVAGGLAVRLVPPAHVARATAVVFGGVGAANVLGVPIGALLGTWAGWRVAFAALGALALVTFVVLLAVLPPLSAAQPVRLRELAGQLANRGVRIGIVATLLVVTGHFCAYTFMSPVLQDISGVDERFIGALLFGFGAAGIIGNFVAGALLPRSLYRTVAGIVAALAVVLLVFPVAGGRPATGIGLLVAWGLAYGGVSVSLQSWMMRVAPRSVEAATALWVATFNLAIGLGALGGAVVIDTLPLRGVLLGAGGLLLLAGCAVLAARRTPALR
- a CDS encoding carbohydrate ABC transporter permease — protein: MSLVTDPVRPVAVPDEPGTPPRRRRRASFGFNTMSTTEKVVRYVLLVFVLLITIGPFLWQLSTSLKGSGEDIYTRIPRLLPSQPTLDHYGAVADTIPVWDYARNSLMVAVLVVGGNLIGSALAGFALSRLQFKGRKLVLGLFLATLVLPGEVTIISQYVTVREFGLANTLFGVALPGMIGALNVLLMYNAFRSLPVEVDQAAVVDGANVWQRFVYIGLPSVRGTLSVVAIFAFIGAWDDFLWPLIVLTDPDKYTLTVGLQYLSGTFTNNPRLIAAGTMIAFIPIVIVFATLQRFFFKGVEEGAVKG
- a CDS encoding TetR/AcrR family transcriptional regulator gives rise to the protein MARPRQFDEDDVVERATRLFWRRGYHATSVRDLGSELELRPSSLYRTFTDKHALFLRALDHYRQTESAEAERRLAAAGPTPEVLRDWMVWMVREKNARGCFVVNTATELGTAHADVRQRTDAAFAVTREALTTLLRRGVATGEFPAGLDVPATAGLLFTTLLGLEVRERAGHELDELIATIDAVLAQLGLRPQA